The genomic region GCCGGTCGAGCATCTCGTACGCCGACAGCCCCGGCCCGGGCAGCTCCTCCGGCTCGATGCCCCACACCGACGCCACGTGGGCGCGAGCGGCGGGGTCGTCGATGCGGCGCGCCCCGGGCAGCTGGTCCGCCTTCTGGCCGTGCTCGCGGCCGCCCTGGCCGTTGCCCTGCCCGGTGAGTGTCCCCCAGCCCGAGAACGGCCGGCCGGGCAGCCCGAGGGCCAGCGCGAGATTCAGGAACGCGAGTGCCGTCTCGGTGCCGTGCGCGTGCTGCTCGGCACCGCGGGCCGTGAGGATCATCGCCGAGCGCGCCTCGCCGAGCAGCCGTACGGTGGCGACCATGTCCTGCACCGGGACGCCGGTCATGCGCTCGACCCGGTCCGGCCAGTACGCCCGCACGGCCCGCCGTACCTCCGCGAAGCCGGTCGTGCGCCCGTCGATGTAGGCCTCGTCGATGTATCCCTCGCGGATCGCGAGGTGCAGCAGCCCGTTCGCGAGCGCGAGGTCGCTGCCGGGCACCGGCTGCAGGTGCAGGTGAGCGGCGCGGGCGGTCGCCGTGGCGCGCGGGTCGACGACGACGTGCCGCGCCCCGCGCTCGCGGCCTGCCTCGAACCACTGCATGGCAGGCGGCATCGTGTCCGCCGCGTTGCTGCCGACGAGGAGGACCACGTCGGCGCCCGCGATGTCGGCCAGCGGGAACGGGAGCCCACGGTCGATCCCGAAGGCCTTGGTCCCCGCGGCCGCGGCGGACGACATGCAGAAGCGTCCGTTGTAGTCGATGGCCGACGAGCCGAGCGCGACCCGCACGAACTTCCCGGCCTGGTATGCCTTCTCGTTGGTGAGGCCGCCGCCGCTGAAGCAGCCGACACTGTCGGGGCCGTGCTCGGCGCGGCTGCGCTCCATCGCCACGGCCACCCGCCCCAGAGCCTCGTCCCAGGACGCCGGGCGCAAGGGCTGGTCTCGGCTGTCGCGCACCAGCGGAGCCGTGAGCCGTTCCGGGGAGTCGAGCAGCTCCGCGGCGGTCCAGCCCTTCTGGCAGAGCCCACCGCGGTTGGTGGGCCAGTCCTCCTGGGCGGCGAGCTCCACGCGCCCCTTCTCGACCGCGAGGGTTATCCCGCATTGCAGTGAGCAGTAGGGGCAGTGGGTTGCGGTCGATACGGGGCCGCGCATGGCTCCAGAGGCTGCCGGGGCGCCGTTGCACGACGATGGACGGCTCGTTACGGCAGCGTTCCGAGGCGCTCTCCCCGGGGCCTGCGGCCCGGTGATGCGGCTGCGCCCCCGCCCGAGCCGGCCGTGAGCCGGATGTAGCACCGGCGACAAGCTCGTCGAACCCGTGCGTAACCCCTCCTCCCTACGTTGCCGACGACGGATCGCGCACGCCTCGGAGGGCACCCATGTCGATCACCGCAACCCCGGTCACCACCGTCCCGGAGGAGCCGGCCTCCCAGGGGCAGGGCCGCTGGATCCAGGACTGGCGGCCCGAGGACCCCGTGTTCTGGGCGGAGAAGGGCGAGCGCGTCGCCCGTCGCAACCTGCTCTACTCGATCCTCTCCGAGCACATCGGCTTCTCCGTCTGGAGCATGTGGTCGGTGCTGGTCCTCTTCCTCGGTCCGGCGTACGGATTCGACGCCGCGGACAAGTTCCTCCTCACCTGCGTTCCCACCTTGGTCGGGTCGGTGCTGCGGCTCCCGTACACCTTCGCGGTCGCTAAGTTCGGCGGCCGCAACTGGACCGTGTTCAGCGCGGCCCTGCTCCTCGTCCCGGTCGGCCTCGGGGCGCTGGTCCTCGAGCCGGGGGTGTCCCTCGGCACCTTGCTCCTGGTCGCGTCGGTCGCCGGCGTCGGCGGCGGCAACTTCGCCTCCTCGATGGCGAACATCAACGCGTTCTACCCGGAGCGCCGCAAGGGCTGGGCGCTCGGCCTCAACGCCGGCGGCGGCAACCTCGGCGTCGCCGCGGTGCAGCTGATCGGGCTGCTCGTGCTGGCGACCGCCGGCAAGGACCACCCGCGCGTGGTGCTCGCCATCTACGTGCCGCTCATCGTCCTCGCGGCCCTCGGCGCCTGGTGGAAGATGGACAACCTCGCCCAGGCGAAGAACGACAAGCGCGCGATGCGCAGGGTGTGCCGCGACCCGCACACCTGGATCATGTCCCTGCTCTACATCGGGACGTTCGGCTCGTTCATCGGCTTCGGGTTCGCGTTCGGCCAGGTGCTGCAGGTGCAGTTCAAGGCCGACTTCGACACCCCGATCAAGGCGGCGTACCTGACCTTCCTCGGCCCGCTGCTCGGCTCGCTCATCCGGCCGGTGGGCGGGCTGCTGGCCGACCGCGTCGGCGGGGCCAAGGTCACCTTCGTCAACTTCATCGCGATGGCCGGCAGCGCAGGCATCGTGCTCCTCGCCTCCGCCCAGCAGTCGCTCCCGCTCTTCCTCGCCGGCTTCATCGCCCTGTTCGTCTTCTCCGGCCTGGGCAACGGGTCGACGTACAAGATGATCCCGGCGATCTTCCGGGCCAAGGCGGCGGCTCAGGTCATGCACGGGGCCGACCTCGAGGCCGCGGGCGACGAGGCGCGCCGGCTCTCCTCCGCCCTGATCGGCGTGGCCGGGGCCATCGGCGCGTTCGGCGGGGTGCTGGTCAACCTCGCGTTCCGCCAGTCGTTCCTGGAGACAGGCAACGGCAACCTGGCGTACGTCGCCTTCCTCGCGTTCTACGCCGTGTGCTTCGCGGTGACGTGGACGGTCTACCTGCGGCCGTCGTCGCACCGGCTCGTCGGGGTCTGACCGCCTGCCTCGTGTGCCGTGGTGGCCCAGCCGCCGCGGCACACGAGGCCGCGTGTCAGGGCAGCATCCGTCCCCGGCAGATCGGGCGGGCGACCGGGTCGAGCCTGCTGCACCTGGACGGGATCGGCCTGGCCGGAGCAGCGCGGCCAGTCGGCGACATCGCCCGGTCCCCGACCAGGGGCACTTCGCCGCTTCCGGGACGGCACCGCGCCGATCGACGCCTCGTCCGTGAGACCACTGCCGGCACCGGCCGGCCCGAGCGCAACGGGCGGATGACCAGGGTGCTGCACATCATGCCCGGCGGCCAGCCACGCCAGGACACCCGGATGAGCGGACGACCGGACGCGCCCCGACGGCGGCAGGAGCGCGCACGCCCGACGCGACCGCACGGCGCCGTGGGCGGCGCTGAGGTCCCGTCCCGGACGAGCGGCAGCGGCGCGGCGCTCGCCGGCCCCTGGGGCGCACGACGCCCGGACATCCGCGAGGTGTCCGGGCGTCGTGAGCAGCCGCGAGAGGGCGCCGTGCCGCTTCGTGGTGGCGCTCTAGTGGCGAACCTTCAGCGCCGGCACGGTGTCGGGGGCGACGTGGCCGTCAGCAACGTGCTCGAAGGCGTAGGCCATGCCGACCAATTGAGCGTCGGACCACGCCCGACCCAGCAGCTGGAGGTTGATCGGGGCGCCGTTGGCGTCCGTGCCGGCGGGGAACGCGATGGTCGGGACGCCGGAGCTGCCGGAGGGGGTGTCCTGGCGCCCGAAGCTCGAGCGGTTGCCCCCGCCGTCGTTGAGGCTGATCTCGGACAGCAGGCCCGGGTAGACGACGGCGTCCAGCCGGTAGGTGTCCAGCCAAGCAGCGATGTTCTTCTGGTACTGGGCGCGGTAGTTGCGCCAGGCGGTGGCCTGCGCGTCGGTCATGCGCGTCCTGCCGTCGCAGTAGCTGGTCGGATAGCGGGTGTACGGCAGCTTCTTCTGCGAGCACACGACCTCGGCCGGCGAGTCGATGCCGAGCTGGGTGTCCAGCTCGGGGTGCGCTGCGATGTAACGGGCCCAGCCCTCCCAGTTCACGTCGCCACTCGGGCGCGCCGGCGCGGTCGGCCCCGCGGGCAGCTCGACGATCTGCGCGCCGGCGGCCTTCAGCTGGGCCAGGGCGGCCTTCGACGCTTCGATCGTCGTCGTCGTGCCGTAGGGGTCCACCCAGGCCGACGGCAGGTAGCCGATGCGCTTGCCCTCGAGGGCGTCCGCCTGCAGGACCGAGCGCCAGTCCGCCGGCCGGTGGCTGCTGGCTTCGGCCGTCTCCGGGTTCTGCGGGTCGGTGCCGGAGACGGCGTTGAGAATGTCGGCCAGGTCCGGCACCGAGCGGGTCATGGCGCCGGCGTAGTCCTGCAGCCAGCTCAGCGGCATGACGCCACGGTCGGACTGCATCCCGTCGGTGCCGCGCAAGGTCACCAGGCTCGCAGCGCTCGCCGGGGCGTAGAGCGAGTCACCGGTCTGGGACCCCAGTGCTGCCGCGGCCATGCTCGTCGCCGTCGCCACCGCGGACCCGCCGGAAGAGGCGAGTGCCGAGCGGGAGGGGTCGAAGGCGTTCCAGACAGTGCCGTAGGCGCTGTCGGAGTAGCTGCCGCTGGTGGCGTACTCCTCCATGCTCGCCTTGCCGATGATGATCGCCCCGGCCTTGCGCAGCTGCGCCACCTGGTACGCGTCGTCCTTCGGGCGGAACCCCTCGAAGGTGAGCGACCCGTTCGTGGTCGGCATGTCCTTGGTGTCGTAGAGGTCCTTCACCGCGATCGGGATGCCGAGCAGCGCGCCCTTGGCACCGGCGCGCCGCTTCTGGTCGGCGGCGGCGGCCTGCTTCAACGCGTCGCTCGCTACGGTGGTGAAGGCGTTGAACCCGAACTGGCCCTCGTCGTAGGCGGAGATGCGGTCGAGGTAGGCCTGGGTGATCTCCTTCGACGTGGTGCGGCCGGCCTCCATGTCCGCCTGCATCTCGCCGATCGTCTTGTCCACGACGTCGTACGGCGACTTGGTCTCCAGCCTCGGCGCCTTGCCGTCGTTCGGCTGGTTGACCCGCGTGGTGTCGCGTCCCCGACAATCGCTGGTACGGGCGGCAGGGACGTTGACGATCGTGCACACCTGGTTGTGGGACAGGCCAGCGAGCATCGGGGTGGCCGCAAGGGTGCCGGCGACGCGCGAGACCGCGGCGAGCTCCCCGGCGAGCGTCGCGGCGGTGACCGGCTTGCCGACGACGACGTAGTGCAGCAGCGAGGCGCTGGTGCGGGCCGGGAGCGTCAGCGTGTTGACGTACGCCGGGAAGTTCGCCGCGTGGCCCGTGGTGCCCATCGGCTGGGTGAAGGTGTCGCGCAGCCAGTTCCCCGTGCGGTCGAACCTTCCGACCACCGTGGCGCTCGGCCCGCCGGTCGTGGCGCCGGTCGCCGACGTCCCGCTGGCCGTGGCGGTCCACGTGTCCCTCGTCGTCACCGCGGTGTCGCCGTCCGAGGTCGCCACGATCCGGCTGGCGTTCGTGCCGGTGGCGCCGTACCCGGTCTGCCCGCCGAAGGCGACCTCGACCGTGAGCGGCTGGTGCGTGGTGTTCGTGAACGTGTCGAGCCAGCGCCCGTAGGAGCCCGCCTGCTCGATGGCGATGTCGCGGGAGATCCGCACCCCACCCAGGTCGACCGACCGGGTGGTCGTGAACTGGCCCTTCGCGGTCTGCTCCAGCCCGAACCCGCGCATCAGTTCCCCGTTGAAGCGGGGTGCGGTCGGGGAGTCGACCCGGACTCGGATGCCGCCGTACCCGTTGAGCAAGGTGGAGTACGCCGCAAGCACGCCGGTGCCGGTCTGGGTGGCCCGGATGCTGCCGGTGTCTGCGCCGGGCGGGGCCGCGTCCTGGATACCCCAGGCGGTGCCGGCGGTGTCGGTCACGTAGGTGAACGCGCCCGCCGACCCCGGTGGCACGAGGACCACGGCGGCCGAGAGCGCGGCGACGGCCAACGTCGTCGCCTGCAGCGTTCGCTTCATGAGTGCTCTCCTGGTGATGCGAGACCGGCATCTCGTCATCCGATCAGGCGGTCGGCACACTCGCAGCTGCGTGTTGCCGCCTCGTGACGGGACATGTCGACGTGGTTACGGGTACAGCGGGTGCGCATCAACGCGCCGCGGAGCCACTGGCTCGAAGGCGTCGTGCAGCGCGAGCCGAGGACCGGCGTGAGTGCATGATCATGCAGCGTGAGAGCCGTCAGAGGCTGTTGACGCTTTCTCCCGCGAGTCCCCGGGGACCAGCTGACTCGCTTGAGCGTCCTAGCTGCGAACATGCATCCGCGCTCAGGAGCGCGCGGTAGGGACGGGCGAGGGCGAGCTAGACGGCGTCGTGCCGGGTGAGGGCGTCTTCGGTGGGACGTGGCCGGGGGTCACGTGCGGTGACGGCGTGGAGTCTGGCGAGCTGGGTGCGACGGGAGCGCCTGGCGCCGGCCGCGTTCCGCCGCGCCCCTCTTCCTGCCAGCCGGTCACCCCGGCGGCGCCGCTGGCCACGACCGCGCCGAGCGCGAGGGTCAGCACGGCCCCTCGGGTGCGGGCGGCGCGACGCTCACCGCGGCGGCGGGCGGCCGACGCGGGGGGCAGGGCCGCGGCCGAGCCGGCGGCGCGGGCCAGGGCGCGCAGGTCGGCGTCCAATCGTGCGTCGTCATCGGGCATGGGGCAGCTCCTTTGCGCGGGCCGAGGCGGTGGGCGTCGGCTCGTCGTCATCGGCCAGATGGGCCGCGAGGGCCGTGCGCCCGCGGGCGAGCCAGGCCTTCACCGTCCCGTCCGGGGAACCCATCTCGGCGGCCACTTCGGTCACGGGCAGCCCAACGAGGTGGTGGAGCACGACCGCGCGCCGTTGCTTCTCCGGAAGCCGCCGCAGCGCGTCGACCAGGGCCACATGGCTGGGGTCAAGGCCGGGCAGCTCCTCCTGCACCGGCCTGCTGGCGGCGTGGGCCCGCCAGCGGTTGACGCTCTTGCGCCACGAGCTCACTGCCAGCCGCGACGCGACCGTGCGTACCCACGCCTCGGGCGAGTCGCAGGCACGCACCCGCGGCCATCGCTGCCAGGCGCGCGCGTACGCCTCGGCGACCGCGTCCTCCGCCTCGGCCACGCTGCCCGTCATCGCGTACACCGAGCCGAGGACGCGGCGCGACGTGCCCGCGTAGAACGCGTCGAACTCGCTCGTCTCACGCATATGGCGGGCCCACCTCCTCCTGACGGCTTCGGCCGTTGCGCCGCCGTCCACCCGATGACGCCCGACCAGCTCCTCGGGTTGCAGCATCGGCAACGTTCATCGCCCACGGTCGAGGCCAGCGTCGGCTGCAACCCGGCGCTGCTCCCGGGCGTCACCCCTTCGACCCCAATCGGTGGTCGACCTCATCTCTGAAGGAGCACCGCTCATGAGCTTGCGCCCCCGTCTCGAGCCCGGGCAGGCTGCTCGCCGGACCCGCCTCGGCCGCCCCCCGTACCTGCTCGCCGCGCTGGCAACGCTCAGCGCCGGCGCCGGGTTGACCGGCCTGGCCTACGCCGACGTCCGCGCCCCTGCTCCCGCTCCCGCCGCAGTGCACGCCGTCGCGGGCGTGGGACAGGCCCGGCCTGGCACGACCGCACGGCCGGTCGCGAAGCCCGCGCGCCCGGCTGCCAAGCCGTCGACGACCGGCCGGCCGCAGGAGCAGCTGACCGACAGCGAGGCGCAGCGCACCGCCAGGACCTCGGCATGGGACGCCTGCCTCGTCGCCCACGGCACCCCCCGGGTCGAGGGGGTGGTCCCCGTCCCCGCCGGACGGACTACGACCGAACCCATCCCGTCCGCGGCCCAGGCAGCTTGCCGCCGCCTGCTTCCCGTGCCCCCGAAGGAGCTCAACCCCGCCCGTAACCCCAACTACCGGGCCGACAGCGCCGCGAACGTTGCCTGCCTGCGCAAGAACG from Motilibacter aurantiacus harbors:
- a CDS encoding MFS transporter, whose protein sequence is MSITATPVTTVPEEPASQGQGRWIQDWRPEDPVFWAEKGERVARRNLLYSILSEHIGFSVWSMWSVLVLFLGPAYGFDAADKFLLTCVPTLVGSVLRLPYTFAVAKFGGRNWTVFSAALLLVPVGLGALVLEPGVSLGTLLLVASVAGVGGGNFASSMANINAFYPERRKGWALGLNAGGGNLGVAAVQLIGLLVLATAGKDHPRVVLAIYVPLIVLAALGAWWKMDNLAQAKNDKRAMRRVCRDPHTWIMSLLYIGTFGSFIGFGFAFGQVLQVQFKADFDTPIKAAYLTFLGPLLGSLIRPVGGLLADRVGGAKVTFVNFIAMAGSAGIVLLASAQQSLPLFLAGFIALFVFSGLGNGSTYKMIPAIFRAKAAAQVMHGADLEAAGDEARRLSSALIGVAGAIGAFGGVLVNLAFRQSFLETGNGNLAYVAFLAFYAVCFAVTWTVYLRPSSHRLVGV
- a CDS encoding molybdopterin oxidoreductase family protein; translated protein: MRGPVSTATHCPYCSLQCGITLAVEKGRVELAAQEDWPTNRGGLCQKGWTAAELLDSPERLTAPLVRDSRDQPLRPASWDEALGRVAVAMERSRAEHGPDSVGCFSGGGLTNEKAYQAGKFVRVALGSSAIDYNGRFCMSSAAAAGTKAFGIDRGLPFPLADIAGADVVLLVGSNAADTMPPAMQWFEAGRERGARHVVVDPRATATARAAHLHLQPVPGSDLALANGLLHLAIREGYIDEAYIDGRTTGFAEVRRAVRAYWPDRVERMTGVPVQDMVATVRLLGEARSAMILTARGAEQHAHGTETALAFLNLALALGLPGRPFSGWGTLTGQGNGQGGREHGQKADQLPGARRIDDPAARAHVASVWGIEPEELPGPGLSAYEMLDRLGTPGGVRTLLVMASNIAVSAPNRDRMVDRLDALDFLAVCDMFLSETAERADVVLPIAQWAEEEGTLTNLEGRVILRRKAVEPPPGVRSDLEVLADLAERLGRGKHFSADPAEVYDELRRASAGGAADYAGISRERVQSEQGVFWPCPDVSHAGSPRLFTERFATPDGRARFHAVQAQEPAELPDEEFPLILTTGRVLRQYQSGTQTRRVPVLAAAEPEAFVEVHPYVAARAEVGEGDVVRLRSRRGTAVLRARVTDTIRPDTVFVPFHWGGRAAANALTNPALDPYSRMPEFKACAVALTRLDPEEAR
- a CDS encoding amidase, translated to MKRTLQATTLAVAALSAAVVLVPPGSAGAFTYVTDTAGTAWGIQDAAPPGADTGSIRATQTGTGVLAAYSTLLNGYGGIRVRVDSPTAPRFNGELMRGFGLEQTAKGQFTTTRSVDLGGVRISRDIAIEQAGSYGRWLDTFTNTTHQPLTVEVAFGGQTGYGATGTNASRIVATSDGDTAVTTRDTWTATASGTSATGATTGGPSATVVGRFDRTGNWLRDTFTQPMGTTGHAANFPAYVNTLTLPARTSASLLHYVVVGKPVTAATLAGELAAVSRVAGTLAATPMLAGLSHNQVCTIVNVPAARTSDCRGRDTTRVNQPNDGKAPRLETKSPYDVVDKTIGEMQADMEAGRTTSKEITQAYLDRISAYDEGQFGFNAFTTVASDALKQAAAADQKRRAGAKGALLGIPIAVKDLYDTKDMPTTNGSLTFEGFRPKDDAYQVAQLRKAGAIIIGKASMEEYATSGSYSDSAYGTVWNAFDPSRSALASSGGSAVATATSMAAAALGSQTGDSLYAPASAASLVTLRGTDGMQSDRGVMPLSWLQDYAGAMTRSVPDLADILNAVSGTDPQNPETAEASSHRPADWRSVLQADALEGKRIGYLPSAWVDPYGTTTTIEASKAALAQLKAAGAQIVELPAGPTAPARPSGDVNWEGWARYIAAHPELDTQLGIDSPAEVVCSQKKLPYTRYPTSYCDGRTRMTDAQATAWRNYRAQYQKNIAAWLDTYRLDAVVYPGLLSEISLNDGGGNRSSFGRQDTPSGSSGVPTIAFPAGTDANGAPINLQLLGRAWSDAQLVGMAYAFEHVADGHVAPDTVPALKVRH
- a CDS encoding sigma-70 family RNA polymerase sigma factor produces the protein MRETSEFDAFYAGTSRRVLGSVYAMTGSVAEAEDAVAEAYARAWQRWPRVRACDSPEAWVRTVASRLAVSSWRKSVNRWRAHAASRPVQEELPGLDPSHVALVDALRRLPEKQRRAVVLHHLVGLPVTEVAAEMGSPDGTVKAWLARGRTALAAHLADDDEPTPTASARAKELPHAR